DNA from Mycolicibacterium alvei:
GAGTTCGTCGGCATCGCCGCGGTGGTGATCGAGGCCGCCATTCTCGGATTGCTGGCGGTGCCGAAGCTACGTTTCTGGGGCGTGCTGCTCGGGGTGGGCTTCCACTCGATCCTGGCGATGGCCTCGTTCTACGACTTCGCCACGGTTGTGTTCGCGGTGTACGTACTGCTCGTCCCGACCGAGGTGTTCACCGCCCTGGCAACCCGGGGCACCGCACTGCGCCGAGTCGCGCTCGCGGGCTTCGCGGCCCATGTGCTGATCAGTGTGCTGTCGAGTTCGGCCGACTCCCCGAGCAGCCCGGTCGGCCTCCACTGGCACACCCTGCTCGTACTCACCTGGTTCGTCGCGGTGGTGCCGTTCATGGTCGCGCTGCTGCGGGCGTACCGCTCCGCACAGGCGGCCGGGGTCCGCGCCCCGAACTGGAGCTTTCGCCCCCTGGTGCTGCTCGTCGCACCGCTGCTGGCGTTCGCCAACGGGGTGACGCCGTATGTGGGGCTCAAGACCGTGTCGAACTATTCGATGTTCAGCAACCTGCATACCGAGGAAGGCACCTCCAATCATCTGTTGCCCGGCGTCACCGCACTCCAACTCGCCGACTATCAGCGCGACACCGTCACGATCGTCGGAATGGAGTTTCCACCCCAATCGGCCGACCTGACACACCTTCGCCGACAGGTCCGCTGGATGTCGGAAGACCCCCCGGTCCGTATCCCCTGGCTCGAGCTGCGGCGCAGCGTGATGTTGTGGCAGGACGCCGGTATCAGCGGCGTCCGGCTCGCCTATCTGCGCGACGGGTCGCCGCGCGTGGTGGATGACGCGACCAAAGATCCCGTGCTCGCGGCGCCACTGCCGTGGTGGCAAGGGCATCTGCTCGCCTTCCGCGCCATCGACTCGGGCTGGGGCCCCGACATCTGCCGCTGGTGACGCCGAGGCTCGCACGAAGTCGGGCAAACAAGCCCCGCTCGAGCAGTACGCTGGCCACGAATTGGTCCGATTCGACAAGAGCGTGAGCTGACATGACCGAAACACAGATCGACGAGGCCCTCGCGGAACTCGTCGAAGGTGAAAAGACCTGGGCTTCGCTGTCATTGGCGGCCCGGCGCGGGCTGCTCGACGAAGTGCGCGCACTGACGGTGCGTCACGCCGCCGAATGGGTGGACGCCGCCGTCGGGATCAAACAACTCGACCCGTCCTCGCCGCTGGTCGGCGAGGAATGGATGTCCGGCCCGTACTCACTGGCGGCCGGGCTGGGCGCGCTGTCGGAGAGCCTGGCCAAGCTCGAAACGGGCCGCAGCCCGCTCGACGGCGCCGGGTTCGGTTACGCCCCCGGCGGCCGCACGACGGTAAAAGCCCTGCCGCTCAACACCTTCGACCAGCTGCTGCTGTCCGGGTTCAGCGCCGAGGTGTGGCTGCAACCCGGAATCGAGAAGGCCGAGGCAATCCGGTCGGCCGGTCTGGCCCAACGCGACCCGTCCCGCACCAACGGTGTCGGCGCGGTTCTGGGTGCGGGCAACATCTTCTCGATCGCCCCACTGGACACCATCTACGAGTTGTACGCCAACAACCGGGTGGTGGCCCTCAAGCTCAACCCGATCACCGACCCACTGCTACCCGCGCTGACCAAGGTGCTGGCTCCGTTCATCGCCCTCGGCGCGGTACGCATCCTGACCGGCGGGGCCGAGACCGGCACATACCTGGTGCGGCACAAGCTCGTTGACCATGTACACATGACCGGTAGCGCCCTGACCTACGACGCCATCGTGTTCGGCACCGGCGACGAGGGTGCCCGGCGCAAGGCCGCCGACGAGCCGGTGCTCGACAAGGAGATGACCGCCGAACTCGGCGGGGTGTCGCCGACGATCGTGCTGCCCGGCAACTGGAGTAGGGCCGACATCGAGTTCCAGGCCAATCACGTTGCCACACAACGGTTACACAACAACGGCTACAACTGTGTGGCCGCGCAGGTGGTGGTCCTGCCCAAGCGATGGGCGCAGCGCGAGGAGTTCATCGACGCCATCCGCAAGGCCGTCGACGACGCCCCCGAACGGGCCGCCTACTACCCCGGTTCCGATGTCAGGGTGGCGAGCGCGGACACGTCGTATCCGGATGCACAGCACCTGGGCTCGCGAGGTGCCAGGGTCCTGGTGGTCGATCCGGCCGACCGCGAAGCGTTGTTGCACACCGAGTATTTCGGTCCGGTCCTCGGCGTGATCGAACTCGACACAGCAGACGACAGTTCGGCCGAAAGATTCCTCGAGGAGGCCGTGCGCGTCGCGAACGACGAGTTCGTCGGCACCCTCGGGGTCAACATCATCGCTCACCCGAGCACCCTCGGGAGCCTCGGTGACAAGTTCGACCATCTCGTCGAGCGGTTGCGCTACGGCACCATCGCGATCAACGCCTGGACCGCTGTCGGCTACCTGACGCCGACGGCCACCTGGGGGGCCTTCCCCGGGCACAGGCGCAATGACATCCAGAGCGGAACCGGCGTGGTGCACAACGCTTTTCTGCTCGACCGCCCGGAACGCACGGTGGTCCGCGGCCCCTTCCGGCCCGCGCCGCGTTCGGTCTTCGGCGGCGAGTGGTCGCTGTCGCCGAAGCCGCCGTGGTTCGTCAACAACCACACCGCGGCCACGACGGGACGGCTGTTGGTGGACTTCGCCGGAGCACCCGGCTGGGGCAAGCTGCCCGCGATCTTCGCGTCGGCGCTGCGGGGTTGAGTACGGGTCAGCCGGAGACGACGGGCGTGGCGGGCGCACGCAGTAGTCGCTGCGCGCAGTCGAGCAGCACCCGGTGCAGTTCCCCGTCGGAGACGTCATTGAGGGCGGGGTCGGTGGCGCTGCCGTAGATGCCCGCGGCGAGCACCGACATGCAGATCCGGTCGGCGGCCCCGGGCTCGGGGCCCAGGAGGATCCCGGTCAACCGCTCGATCGTGTCCTGGAGTTCGGCCCGACCCTGCACCAGACCGTCGATAACGGGGTCGCCGTGGAACACCGCGGTGACCCGGCGGTGCCGCACGGCCATCTCGACCATGCCGCTGACGGCAGCCTCCTGCTGGGCCTCGGGCGTGGACATCGCCTCGGCGATGCGGACCAGGCGCACCATGTCGTCGAAGACCGGCTGGATGACCGCCAGCACGATCTCGTCCTTGGAATGGAACTGGTAGTAGACAGCCGCCTTACTGACTCCAAGGCGGTCGGCGATCATCTGCAGCGATGTGCCGTTGACGCCGTGCTCGGCGAACAGGCTCAGAGCCGCCTCCAGCACCCGCTCGCGCGCAAAGCCACGCGGAGCAACAGCCTTCGCCACACCCGTCCCTTCGTCGCGCCGAGCGTTACCGAGCGCGGTCTAGATCACAGCGTCAATAGCCAAACTAACTTGATTGAAGTTAGCCGACTGTATAGGTTTCACTTTACATCCGGCAAGGGATCCCGCGGGGGAGGAGTGTTGATGCCACGTTCGTTCGTCTCCCATCCGGCAGACCTCCTCGATCCACTCGACACCTTCCTGATCACTGCTGTCGAATCCGGCTTCGAGCAGGTGGTGTTCCTGGCCTCCGACCTGGACCCCCGTCCCTATCAACTGCCCTGGCCGGCCGGAACCCGCGTGTACGTCGTCGACCATCCGGCGATCCTCGACGTCAAAACCGACGCCATGGCCGACACCGCACCCACGACCGCCGTGCGCGGCGTCCCCGCCGACATCAGCGGCAACTGGCCCGACGCGCTGTCCCGGGCGGGATTCCACGCCGACCGGAGCACCCTGTGGAGCGTGGAAGGCGTATTACCCTTCATTCCATCGGATGAGCAGCGTCGACTCGTCGGCGACATCACCGTCCTGAGCGCACCGGGCAGCCGGCTGATCTCGGAGATTTCGGTCAGCCCGTTCCGGGACGATTCCGACGGGGACGTCGCCGCCGATACCGACATGCTCACCACCTGGCAGTGGAGCTTCGCAGCTAGCCAGTACGTCACTGCGTACCTGACCTCCGAAAGGCCGACCAGCGAATATGAAGCTGTTGAGACGGTTCTGGATTCCGTTGATCATCGCCGTGGTGGTATTGGTCGGCGGGTTCACAGTCATGCGGGTACGCACGTTCTTCGGCGCCGGCGGCGGCACCGGAATCACCAGCGCGAAGGTCGATGACACCAAACCCTTCGACCCCAAGGTCGTGGTCTACGAGATCTACGGCGTCCCCGGGGCGACGGCAGACGTGAACTACCTCGATCTCGACGCACAGCCCCAGCGCATCGACGGGGTCACCCTGCCGTGGTCGCTGCGCCTGGAGTCCACCGCGCCGTCGGTGTTCCCCAACATCGTCGCGCAGGGCAACGGCGACACGATCAGCTGCCGCATCACCGTCGATGACGAGCTCAAGGACGAGAGAACCTCCAACGGCGTGAACGCCCAGACCTTCTGCTTGGTGAAATCTGCATGAGCAATTACGACGCCCCCACCGACTCGATCCCGGCCGGCGGTCCACAGCACGCCCAGCCCGCCACGCACGACGGGATCGCCAAGTGGATCCGGCGGCTGGCCATCCCGGTCATCATCGGCTGGGTCGCCATCATCGCCGTCCTCAACGTGATCGTTCCCCAGCTCGAAGAGGTGGGGAAGATGCGCTCGGTGTCCATGACACCGGACGACGCGCCGTCGATGATCGCGATGAAGCGTGTCGGCGAGGTGTTCCAGGAGTTCAAGTCCAACAGCTCGGTCATGGTCGTGCTCGAGGGCGACAAGCCGCTGGGCGACGAAGCGCACAAGTACTACGACGAGATCGTCGCCAAGCTCGAGGCCGACACAAAGCACATCGAGCACGTCCAGGACTTCTGGGGCGACCCGCTGACCGCGTCGGGCGCCCAGAGCTCCGACGGCTTGGCCGCCTATGTGCAGGTCTACACCGCCGGTAACCAGGGCGAGGCGCTGGCCAACGAATCGGTGGAAACCGCCGAACGCATCGTCCAGAGCGTCACGGCACCCCCCGGCGTCAAGGCCTACGTGACCGGCCCGGCCGCGATGGCCGCCGATCAGGAGATCGCCGGTAACCGCAGCCTCGAGATGATCACCGCTCTGACCTTCGTGGTCATCATCATCATGTTGCTCACGGTCTACCGCTCCATCATCACGGTGCTCCTCACGCTGGTGATGGTGGTGCTGTCGCTGTCGGCCGCCCGCGGTCTGGTCGCCTTCCTGGGCTACTACAACATCATCGGGCTCTCGACATTCGCCACCAACCTGTTGGTGATGCTGGCCATCGCCGCCTCGACGGACTACGCGATCTTCCTGATAGGTCGATATCAAGAGGCCCGAAGTGTCGGCGAAGACCGAGAACAGGCCTACTACACCATGTTTCGCGGGACGGCCCACGTCATCCTGGGTTCGGGCCTGACCATCGCCGGCGCCACGTTCTGCCTGCACTTCACCCGTCTGCCTTATTTCCAATCGCTGGGTATCCCCCTGGCCATCGGCATGGTCACGGTGGTGCTCGTCGCGCTCACCCTCGGTTCAGCCATCATCTCGGTGGCCAGCAGGTTCGGCAAGACGCTGGAACCCAAGCGCGCCATGCGCACCCGCGGCTGGCGCAAGATCGGTGCCGCCGTGGTGCGCTGGCCCGGGCCCATCCTGGTCGCCACCATCGCGCTGGCCCTGATCGGTCTACTCGCGTTGCCGGGCTACCGGACCAACTACAACGACCGCGACTACCTCCCGCCGGACCTACCCGCCAACACCGGTTACGCCGCATCCGACCGCCACTTCTCCCCGGCCCGGATGAACCCCGAACTGCTGCTGATCGAAAGTGATCACGATCTGCGCAACTCGGCGGACTTCCTGGTGATCGAGCGGATCGCCAAACGCATTGTCGGCGTGCCGGGTGTCTCCCGGGTCCAGGCCATCACCCGCCCGCAGGGAACGCCGATCGAGCACACCTCGATCCCGTTCAACATCAGCATGCAGGGCACGACCCAGACGATGAATCAGAAGTACATGCAGGACCGGATGGCCGACATGCTCAAGCAGGCCGACGAAATGCAGATCACGGTCGACACGATGACCCAGATGATCGCGCTCATGGAACAGATGCGCGACGTGATGAACAGCATGGTCGGCAAGATGCACGGAATGGTCGACGACATCAAGGAACTGCGGGACCACATCTCGGATTTCGACGATTTCTTCCGCCCGATCCGCAACTACCTGTACTGGGAACCGCACTGCTACAACATCCCGATGTGCTGGTCGATCCGGTCGGTGTTCGACACCCTTGACGGCGTCGACACGATGACAGCGGATTTCGAGCAGATCGTCCCTGACATGGACAAGATGAATGCGCTGATCCCGCTGATGATCGCGAACATGCAGCCCATGATCACGACGATGAAGACGATGAAGACGATGATGCTGACCATGCAGGCCACCCAAGGTGGCATGCAGGATCAGATGGCGGCCATGCAGGAGAATTCCACCGCCATGGGTCAGGCCTTCGACGATGCCAAGAACGACGACTCGTTCTATCTGCCGCCGGAGACCTTCGAGAATCCGGACTTCAAACGCGGCATGAAGATGTTCCTGTCCCCCGACGGGCACGCGGTGCGGTTCATCATCAGCCATGAGGGCGATCCGATGAGCCCCGAAGGGGTCGCGCACGTCGGCCCGATCAAGCTGGCCGCCAAGGAGGCCATCAAGGGCACCCCGCTGGAGGGCTCCAAGATCTATCTCGCCGGCACCGCGGCCATGTTCAAGGACATGCAGGAAGGCGCCAACTACGACCTGTTGATCGCCGGAATCGCCTCGCTGTGCCTGATTTTCATCATCATGCTGATCCTCACCCGAAGCATGATCGCCGCCGCGGTCATCGTCGGCACCGTGGTGCTGTCCCTCGGCGCCTCGTTCGGACTGTCGGTGCTCATCTGGCAGCACCTGATCGGGCTCGAGCTGCACTGGATGGTGCTGGCCATGTCGGTGATCATCCTGTTGGCCGTGGGCGCGGACTACAACCTGCTGCTGGTCGCCAGGTTCAAAGAGGAGATCCATGCCGGGCTCAACACCGGCATCATCCGCGCCATGGGCGGTACCGGTTCGGTGGTCACCTCGGCGGGCCTGGTATTCGCCTTCACCATGATGTCGATGGCGATCAGCGAACTGGCCGTGATCGGCCAGGTGGGCACCACCATCGGTCTGGGTCTGCTGTTCGACACCCTGGTCATCCGATCCTTCATGACCCCGTCGATCGCCGCACTGATGGGCAAATGGTTCTGGTGGCCGCAGCGGGTGCGTCAGCGTCCCGTGCCGGCGCCGTGGCCGCAGCCGATCCAGCGCGAACCGCAGGACACCCTCTCTTAAGCACCACGAGCGTGCGGGTCTGTTGGTCGACACACCGACGAACACCAGCAGACTGCGCACGCTCGTGGCGTTTGAGTGGGCGGTTAGAGCGGGTTACCTGACCAGCGCGACGGCGAAACCGTCCCAGCCCTTGGTGCCCACGGTTTGAATGGCCGCGGTATCCAACCGCGGATGGGCGCCCATCATCTCCAGCATGTCCCGCACGGCCTGCGCCTGTGCGTCGTCGGGGGCCGGTGCGAGTACCCGACCGAACCGGGTGACGTTGTCCACCACGATGATCGAGCCCGGCCGGCCCAGCTTGATCGCCCAGTCCACGTATCCGACGTTGTTCTCCTTGTCGGCGTCGATGAAGACGAGGTCGAACACGTCACCGCGCTCGGCCAGCAGCGGCAGCGTGTTCAGCGCGGTGCCGACGATCACCTCCACCCGGTCCGCGACGCCGGCCCGCGCCAGATTGGCCTGAGCCACCTCGGCGTGCCGGGGCTCGAACTCGAGGGTGACGACGCTGCCGTCCGGTCCCACCCCGCGGGCCAGGTTGATCGTGCTGTAGCCGGCCAGCGTGCCGATCTCCAGCACCCGACGCGCCCCGGAGATCGTCGCGAGCAGCGACAGCAGTTTGCCGTGCTGAGCGGACACCTCGATGGCGGGCATGTCGGCGTCGTGTGCGGATTGACGTGCCTCGATCAGCGCCTCGTCCTCGGTGCGCAGCACCTCGTTGAACATGGCGTCGACATCGCGGGGTTCGGTCATGTGCGCCAGGCTAGAGGACGCCTTCCTTGGCGTACACCATCCGCAGCACCAGCCCGACCTCCGGCCCCATGATCGTTGAACACAGTTCGCAGTAGGTGACGACGAAGGCCGGGCCGTGGGGCGGGTCCGCATGGCTGACGTGGTGGGCAAGTTCGTGCAGTACCACCAACTCTCGCAGGGCCCAGGTATCGCGCTCGGGCACGGCGATGACGGCCTTGCCGTTGACCAGTTCGTAGTGCGCGGCAGTCACCCCTCGACGTCGGCGCACGGCGACCGGATCAGCACCGACTCGGGCGATCACGTCGTCGACGTAGCGCTGCACCGAATCCACCGACCCGAATTTCGCCTCGGGCGGCAGGGTGAGCGACGTGCCGAAAAAGTCGACGGCACGCGAACTATGTTGGGCCGCACGGTCGAACATGGTGCGCACGAACTGCTCGGCGGCGTACACCCTGGCCCGCTGGGCGTCCTTGGTGCTCACTTCTCCAGGGCGCCGCGCGCGCCGGAGATCTCGTGCTGCGGCCCGATCCGGGCGTGCCGGCCGGCTCGGTCCCCGGCCCGGCGGGCGTCCGACGAGTATCCGGCCGATGCACTGCTGGCCCGCCACGTACCCCGGGCCTGCGATGCCGATCGGTAGAAGCTTTTCAGCTCGATATCCTTGTTCCGCAACGCGATTGCCGTTCCGGGGCGATCATTGCGGCCGGCCTCCTGCTGGGCTTCCTCCTTGGCTTCCGACAGCCGCTTCCCGATGCGGGCGCCGAACGCCAACTGGAAGTTGAGCCGGGCTGTGATGGTCGGTGTCGGGCGGTGCGCACCCGAGCCGATGTAGCTCTGGGACGCTTTCACCATCTGGAGCACCAGGCTGGTGTAGAGCGCGTGGGTGGCGTCGATGTCCTCGGCGAACCCGTAGGCGTAGACAAACGTCGAGTTGGAGGCGACGTCGCACTTCACGTCGTTGGCCATCCCGATCACCACGAACAACTGCACATACGTGCGCAGCCCCTTGGTGCCGGCCTCCCCGATGGTGATGGTGCGCTGCACGGGCATCTGCGCCCTGGTGCGTTCGGCGGAGTGGGACCGGGCCAGTGCCAGATCGATGGACGTCGCCGTGGCCAGCCGTTGAGCTGCCGCCATGAACGCTTCGGCCTCGTGGGTGTTGTCGGTGCCCTCAGCCTGACGCAGCAGCGCTGCGATCCGCGCCAACATCTTGTCGTCAGCCATCCGCGATCCGCTCCGCTTCCTGCTCGCCACTCACACGACAAACCTAGCCACCGGCACCGACAAAGGTGCCGATCGCGTCCACCACCTGGGGTGACAACGGCCCGGGCTTGCCGTAATCGGCGATGTTGTCGGTGGGATCGTCACGCAGCACGTGGTTGACCCCCTTGAGCTCGACGACGGTGAGCGCGGTGTGCCGGAGTGCGCCGATCAGGGGGCGTTCGATCTCGCAGCCGGCCTGGGCGTCGGAGTCCGAGCAGGTGAGCAGCACCGGCATACCGTCCGGCAGTGCGGCGGCCAACTGCAGCGGGTCGATCTTGTCGGCCGCGACAATGGCGTTGAGGTTGTTCTTGTTGACGATCGCGCTCAGGCCTTCGGGGAGATCGGCGGGCACGGTCCCCCTGGTGCGGATCTCGTCCACCGCGGCCAGCCAGGCGGTCAGCACTTCGGGGGCGGCCCCGGCGCGCACCCGGTTGGTGATGATGTCCAGGTAGCGGCCGGACAACGGTTGAAACAGGGCCAGCGATCCGACCTTCGGATCAGCGGCACCGCCCAGCGTCATCGCGTGAATGGCGCCCTCGCCCACCGCGTAGATCGACAGCTTGGCCGCGTCGGTGTCGGGTTGGGCGGCCAGGAAGCGCAGTGCGGCGGCCGCGCCGGAAGTGTAGACGCCGCTGACCACCTCGGTGGGTTTGTTCTCGAAGGGTCCGAGCGCGGTGGCTCCGGTGCCGATCTTGTCGTAGCGCAGGGTGGCGACGCCCTTGTCCGACAACGTTTCTGCGAGCTGGCGCATATTGCCTATCGGGCCGACGACCTTATTGTCGCCGTTGCGGTCGGTGGGTCCGCTCTCCGAGATCAGCAGTGCGGCCGGACCCGACGCGTCCTCGGTCCGGTAGGTGCCGTGGATGGTGAGACCGTCGGCGTCGAACGTGACCTCGGTATCGGTCCACGCCGGTTGCCGGCCCTCCTCCGACCCGGTTGCCCCGCAGCCAGCCATCAGCAGCACCGAAAACAGCGCTGCCACAAGCCTTCTCACAGGTGTGTCTCGATCCAGGACGTCACGTCGTCGAGGACCAGCTCCTTCTCGGGCTCGTTGAACACCTCGTGGAACAGACCCGGATACACCTTGAGGTGCACATCCTCGGAGGCCACACATTCGACCAGGCGGTGGCTCCCTTCGGCGAGCACCAACCGGTCCTTCTCACCGTGCACCACCAGCAGCGGCATCGTCAGGGCCGAGGCCCGCTGCGGCATGGTCTCCCCCACGATGATCAGCGCCCGGGCGATGCCTGCCGGGACCTTGCCGTGCCACACCAACGGATCGGCGTTGTACGCCGCGACCACCTCGGGGTCACGGGACACCGCATTGGCGTCGAGGTTCTCCACCGGCAGTCCAGGCGCGATCTTGCCGAGCGCCTTGGCCGCGACCGCCAGCACCGACGACACCGCGGCCTGCGCGGCAACCGCGGGCCCGGACAGCACCATCGCGGTGTATTCGTCGGGGTATTCGACGCCGTAGCTGAACACGATGCCGCCGCCCATGCTGTGCCCCAGCACGACGCGCGGGAGTTGTGGGTACTCGGAGGCGGCGATGCCGACCAGCGTGTGGAAGTCGCCGACGTACTC
Protein-coding regions in this window:
- a CDS encoding aldehyde dehydrogenase family protein, with product MTETQIDEALAELVEGEKTWASLSLAARRGLLDEVRALTVRHAAEWVDAAVGIKQLDPSSPLVGEEWMSGPYSLAAGLGALSESLAKLETGRSPLDGAGFGYAPGGRTTVKALPLNTFDQLLLSGFSAEVWLQPGIEKAEAIRSAGLAQRDPSRTNGVGAVLGAGNIFSIAPLDTIYELYANNRVVALKLNPITDPLLPALTKVLAPFIALGAVRILTGGAETGTYLVRHKLVDHVHMTGSALTYDAIVFGTGDEGARRKAADEPVLDKEMTAELGGVSPTIVLPGNWSRADIEFQANHVATQRLHNNGYNCVAAQVVVLPKRWAQREEFIDAIRKAVDDAPERAAYYPGSDVRVASADTSYPDAQHLGSRGARVLVVDPADREALLHTEYFGPVLGVIELDTADDSSAERFLEEAVRVANDEFVGTLGVNIIAHPSTLGSLGDKFDHLVERLRYGTIAINAWTAVGYLTPTATWGAFPGHRRNDIQSGTGVVHNAFLLDRPERTVVRGPFRPAPRSVFGGEWSLSPKPPWFVNNHTAATTGRLLVDFAGAPGWGKLPAIFASALRG
- a CDS encoding TetR/AcrR family transcriptional regulator; the protein is MAKAVAPRGFARERVLEAALSLFAEHGVNGTSLQMIADRLGVSKAAVYYQFHSKDEIVLAVIQPVFDDMVRLVRIAEAMSTPEAQQEAAVSGMVEMAVRHRRVTAVFHGDPVIDGLVQGRAELQDTIERLTGILLGPEPGAADRICMSVLAAGIYGSATDPALNDVSDGELHRVLLDCAQRLLRAPATPVVSG
- a CDS encoding class I SAM-dependent methyltransferase, with protein sequence MPRSFVSHPADLLDPLDTFLITAVESGFEQVVFLASDLDPRPYQLPWPAGTRVYVVDHPAILDVKTDAMADTAPTTAVRGVPADISGNWPDALSRAGFHADRSTLWSVEGVLPFIPSDEQRRLVGDITVLSAPGSRLISEISVSPFRDDSDGDVAADTDMLTTWQWSFAASQYVTAYLTSERPTSEYEAVETVLDSVDHRRGGIGRRVHSHAGTHVLRRRRRHRNHQREGR
- a CDS encoding MmpS family transport accessory protein; protein product: MVLVGGFTVMRVRTFFGAGGGTGITSAKVDDTKPFDPKVVVYEIYGVPGATADVNYLDLDAQPQRIDGVTLPWSLRLESTAPSVFPNIVAQGNGDTISCRITVDDELKDERTSNGVNAQTFCLVKSA
- a CDS encoding MMPL/RND family transporter — protein: MSNYDAPTDSIPAGGPQHAQPATHDGIAKWIRRLAIPVIIGWVAIIAVLNVIVPQLEEVGKMRSVSMTPDDAPSMIAMKRVGEVFQEFKSNSSVMVVLEGDKPLGDEAHKYYDEIVAKLEADTKHIEHVQDFWGDPLTASGAQSSDGLAAYVQVYTAGNQGEALANESVETAERIVQSVTAPPGVKAYVTGPAAMAADQEIAGNRSLEMITALTFVVIIIMLLTVYRSIITVLLTLVMVVLSLSAARGLVAFLGYYNIIGLSTFATNLLVMLAIAASTDYAIFLIGRYQEARSVGEDREQAYYTMFRGTAHVILGSGLTIAGATFCLHFTRLPYFQSLGIPLAIGMVTVVLVALTLGSAIISVASRFGKTLEPKRAMRTRGWRKIGAAVVRWPGPILVATIALALIGLLALPGYRTNYNDRDYLPPDLPANTGYAASDRHFSPARMNPELLLIESDHDLRNSADFLVIERIAKRIVGVPGVSRVQAITRPQGTPIEHTSIPFNISMQGTTQTMNQKYMQDRMADMLKQADEMQITVDTMTQMIALMEQMRDVMNSMVGKMHGMVDDIKELRDHISDFDDFFRPIRNYLYWEPHCYNIPMCWSIRSVFDTLDGVDTMTADFEQIVPDMDKMNALIPLMIANMQPMITTMKTMKTMMLTMQATQGGMQDQMAAMQENSTAMGQAFDDAKNDDSFYLPPETFENPDFKRGMKMFLSPDGHAVRFIISHEGDPMSPEGVAHVGPIKLAAKEAIKGTPLEGSKIYLAGTAAMFKDMQEGANYDLLIAGIASLCLIFIIMLILTRSMIAAAVIVGTVVLSLGASFGLSVLIWQHLIGLELHWMVLAMSVIILLAVGADYNLLLVARFKEEIHAGLNTGIIRAMGGTGSVVTSAGLVFAFTMMSMAISELAVIGQVGTTIGLGLLFDTLVIRSFMTPSIAALMGKWFWWPQRVRQRPVPAPWPQPIQREPQDTLS
- a CDS encoding O-methyltransferase; this encodes MTEPRDVDAMFNEVLRTEDEALIEARQSAHDADMPAIEVSAQHGKLLSLLATISGARRVLEIGTLAGYSTINLARGVGPDGSVVTLEFEPRHAEVAQANLARAGVADRVEVIVGTALNTLPLLAERGDVFDLVFIDADKENNVGYVDWAIKLGRPGSIIVVDNVTRFGRVLAPAPDDAQAQAVRDMLEMMGAHPRLDTAAIQTVGTKGWDGFAVALVR
- a CDS encoding TIGR04338 family metallohydrolase, which gives rise to MSTKDAQRARVYAAEQFVRTMFDRAAQHSSRAVDFFGTSLTLPPEAKFGSVDSVQRYVDDVIARVGADPVAVRRRRGVTAAHYELVNGKAVIAVPERDTWALRELVVLHELAHHVSHADPPHGPAFVVTYCELCSTIMGPEVGLVLRMVYAKEGVL
- a CDS encoding DUF2786 domain-containing protein — encoded protein: MADDKMLARIAALLRQAEGTDNTHEAEAFMAAAQRLATATSIDLALARSHSAERTRAQMPVQRTITIGEAGTKGLRTYVQLFVVIGMANDVKCDVASNSTFVYAYGFAEDIDATHALYTSLVLQMVKASQSYIGSGAHRPTPTITARLNFQLAFGARIGKRLSEAKEEAQQEAGRNDRPGTAIALRNKDIELKSFYRSASQARGTWRASSASAGYSSDARRAGDRAGRHARIGPQHEISGARGALEK
- a CDS encoding alpha/beta hydrolase yields the protein MTSTRSEQTFDGVGGVRIVYDVWTPKTAPRGVVVLSHGLGEHAGRYHHVAQRFGQAGLVVYALDHRGHGRSGGKRVYLRDMSEYVGDFHTLVGIAASEYPQLPRVVLGHSMGGGIVFSYGVEYPDEYTAMVLSGPAVAAQAAVSSVLAVAAKALGKIAPGLPVENLDANAVSRDPEVVAAYNADPLVWHGKVPAGIARALIIVGETMPQRASALTMPLLVVHGEKDRLVLAEGSHRLVECVASEDVHLKVYPGLFHEVFNEPEKELVLDDVTSWIETHL